The Mycolicibacterium mageritense genome contains a region encoding:
- a CDS encoding ribonuclease Z, with translation MSIRELVVLGTASQVPTRHRNHNGYLLRWDDQGLLFDPGEGTQRQLLLAGVSAGTVTRLCLTHFHGDHCLGVPGVLQRMSLDGAQHAVHAHYPASGQEFFARLRHVSIFHDTTDVREHPVNTDGPVAAGTFGVLEARRLDHSVDSIGYRLVEPDGRRMLPELLGRFGITGAAIGQLQRAGTVRVNGRLVQLAEVSEPRRGQRFAFVMDTRLCDSVYALADGADMLVIEATFLAEDAELARSYGHLTAGQAARVAAECKVRRLVLTHFSQRYPDTSRYRDEAAAVFDGDLVIAEDLTRIPVPKRGS, from the coding sequence GTGTCGATCCGCGAGTTGGTCGTGCTCGGTACCGCCAGCCAGGTTCCGACCAGGCACCGCAACCACAATGGCTATCTGCTGCGCTGGGACGACCAGGGGTTGCTGTTCGACCCCGGCGAGGGAACGCAGCGCCAGCTTCTGCTTGCAGGTGTTTCGGCCGGCACCGTCACCAGGTTGTGCCTGACGCACTTCCACGGTGATCACTGTCTGGGCGTTCCCGGTGTGCTGCAACGAATGTCGTTGGACGGTGCACAACACGCAGTGCATGCCCACTATCCGGCGTCAGGGCAGGAATTCTTCGCCAGGCTCCGACACGTCAGCATCTTTCACGACACCACGGATGTGCGCGAGCATCCCGTGAACACCGACGGACCGGTCGCCGCCGGCACGTTCGGGGTTCTCGAGGCACGGCGGCTCGACCACTCGGTGGACTCGATCGGTTACCGGCTGGTCGAACCCGACGGCCGTCGCATGCTGCCGGAGTTGCTGGGACGCTTCGGGATCACCGGTGCGGCAATCGGGCAACTGCAGCGCGCCGGCACGGTCAGGGTGAACGGCCGCCTGGTGCAGCTGGCGGAGGTCAGCGAACCGCGCCGCGGGCAGCGGTTCGCGTTCGTGATGGACACCCGGCTGTGCGACTCGGTGTACGCACTGGCCGACGGGGCCGACATGCTCGTGATCGAGGCGACCTTCCTCGCCGAGGACGCCGAGTTGGCGCGCAGTTACGGACATTTGACGGCCGGGCAGGCGGCACGGGTCGCCGCGGAGTGCAAGGTCCGGCGTTTGGTGCTCACGCATTTCTCGCAGCGGTACCCCGATACGAGCCGGTACCGCGACGAGGCGGCTGCCGTGTTCGATGGCGACCTCGTCATCGCCGAGGATCTGACCCGGATCCCGGTTCCCAAGCGCGGCTCATGA